A stretch of DNA from Methanofollis sp.:
CCAGAAATATCTCCGTTTCAAGGAACGCTACAAGGGCATCGCCTCCGTCTCCCTCCAGACCGGGAGGAGCCGCCTCAACCTCCCGGAGACGCGGCCTGTCGGCGAGAGGAACACCCGCGCCGAGATCGTCGTGGGCACGTACGAGGGGGTCGACACGGTCTTTCGGAACGGGAAGACCCTCGCGGAGATCGGCACCGTGGTGATCGACGAGGTCCAGAACCTCGAAGAACCCGAGCGGGGCCACCGTCTTGACGGCCTCATCGCACGGATCAAGTACGCCTCGCCGAAGGCCCAGTTCCTGTATCTCTCGGCGACCATCGGGGCGCCGAGCGTCCTTGCACGAAAACTCGGCGCGAAACTTGTGCGCTACGACAGCAGGCCTGTCCCCCTCGAACGCCACCTGATCTTCTGCGAGAAGAAGAAGAAGATCCAGTTCATCAAGTCGATGGTGAAGGAGGAGTTCGGGCGGCGGTCCTCGAAGGGGTATCACGGGCAGACGATCGTCTTCACGAATGCCCGGTCGCGGTGCCACACCCTTGCCGACGCCCTGGGCCAGAACGTGGCCAGGCCGTACCACTCCGGCCTCACCTCGCAGGAGCGCCGCCAGGTCGAGGACCTCTTTGCCTCCCAGAAGATCGCCTGCGTCGTCACGACCGCGGCTCTCGCCGCGGGCGTGGACTTCCCGGCATCCCAGGTGATCTTCGACGCCCTGGCGATGGGGATCAAGTGGCTCAGCGTGCAGGAGTTCAACCAGATGCTCGGCCGGGCCGGGCGCCCCGACTTCCATGACCAGGGCAGGATCGTCATCCTTGCCGAACCCGGTGCGACCTACTCGAAGACCTCGAAGGTGACCGAGGAGGAGATGGCGATCCTTCTCCTGAAGGGCGAGATGGAGGAGGTTGCCCCTGTCTATGACCTCGAAGGGAGTTCCGAGGAATTTGCCGCGAACGCCGTCGCCTGTCACGGCGACGAGGCGCAGATCCAGTGGATGGAACGTGTGATGGTCGGCAGTCTCGAACC
This window harbors:
- a CDS encoding DEAD/DEAH box helicase, whose translation is MIVIIAPQRGSYKLILFDGRSVRETGVFELAHSTRGYRPTNLKLRASGRRNYQNVPTKKLVDLIRGSDVRITKPEPGLLAFLGDFQVPPAEVKLCRICLLEDKVTPLSKKNGVRFGREHICMECAERELRREMGYVGRFGTRSFSHIRSLLDSYRDVDRVLSLLQPEQRDSSQTLFDRMEAVEPIDTQHITQLPVPPAFAKASGVEYLTPVQQLAVDAGLLEHQDLLVVSATASGKTFVGEMAGLKNLLEGKGRLLFLVPLVALANQKYLRFKERYKGIASVSLQTGRSRLNLPETRPVGERNTRAEIVVGTYEGVDTVFRNGKTLAEIGTVVIDEVQNLEEPERGHRLDGLIARIKYASPKAQFLYLSATIGAPSVLARKLGAKLVRYDSRPVPLERHLIFCEKKKKIQFIKSMVKEEFGRRSSKGYHGQTIVFTNARSRCHTLADALGQNVARPYHSGLTSQERRQVEDLFASQKIACVVTTAALAAGVDFPASQVIFDALAMGIKWLSVQEFNQMLGRAGRPDFHDQGRIVILAEPGATYSKTSKVTEEEMAILLLKGEMEEVAPVYDLEGSSEEFAANAVACHGDEAQIQWMERVMVGSLEPVLQTLIETKLVKRKKGEIELTDLARVMARHFIGVEKLMRVRNLVREMEDPLLIAAEIDGTKAGEERS